From Stigmatopora argus isolate UIUO_Sarg chromosome 14, RoL_Sarg_1.0, whole genome shotgun sequence, the proteins below share one genomic window:
- the fbxl16 gene encoding F-box/LRR-repeat protein 16 produces MLNMSTPSELKTPCVTRNGMVKLPPSQPNGLGSASITKGTPAAKNRLCQSSSVPSILPPPPSSLPYHHHHHHHHHHLHLDNAVMPHSAVMPHSAATILGCDLESGKQLVGLKPSSLRLPPLTLPKPILLERQLVLDEKLLNRLLWYFTAAEKCTLAQVCKTWRKVLYQPKFWEGVAPILHAKELYTLLPNGDKEFVSLQAFALRGFQSFCLVGVSDLDICEFIDNYPLSKKGVRSVSLKRSTITDAGLEVMLEQMQGLMHLELSGCNDFTEAGLWSSLNARLTSLSVSDCINVADDAIAAISQLLPNLSELSLQAYHVTDTAMAYFTAKQGYTTHTLRLHSCWEITNHGVVNMVHSLPNLTALSLSGCSKITDDGVELVAENLRKLRSLDLSWCPRITDMALEYIACDLHKLEELVLDRCVRVTDTGLGYLSTMSSLRSLYLRWCCQVQDFGLQHLFGMRSLRLLSLAGCPLLTTTGLSGLIQLQDLEELELTNCPGATAELFKYYSQHLPRCMVIE; encoded by the exons ATGTTGAACATGTCCACACCCAGTGAGCTGAAGACTCCCTGCGTGACTCGCAACGGGATGGTGAAACTGCCCCCCAGCCAGCCCAACGGTCTGGGCAGTGCCAGCATCACCAAGGGTACCCCCGCTGCCAAGAACCGCCTGTGCCAGTCCTCTTCGGTTCCGTCTATTCTGCCTCCCCCGCCATCTTCCCTcccctaccaccaccaccaccaccatcaccaccaccacctccactTGGACAACGCGGTCATGCCGCACTCGGCTGTCATGCCGCACTCGGCGGCCACCATCCTCGGTTGCGACTTGGAAAGCGGAAAGCAACTGGTGGGCCTGAAGCCGTCGTCCCTACGCCTACCCCCGCTGACTCTACCCAAACCCATCTTGCTGGAACGCCAGCTGGTCTTGGACGAGAAGCTGCTCAACCGACTGCTGTGGTACTTCACCGCAGCCGAGAAATGTACGTTGGCGCAGGTATGCAAGACGTGGCGGAAGGTGCTGTATCAACCCAAGTTCTGGGAGGGCGTGGCTCCCATCCTGCACGCCAAAGAGCTTTATACCCTCTTACCTAACGGCGACAAGGAGTTTGTCAGTCTACAGGCCTTTGCCCTTCGCGGCTTTCAGTCTTTTTGCCTAGTGGGCGTGTCAGACCTGGACATTTGTGAGTTCATTGATAACTACCCCCTCTCCAAGAAAGGTGTGCGTTCCGTCAGCCTCAAGAGGTCCACCATCACGGACGCTGGATTAGAG GTCATGTTGGAACAGATGCAGGGTCTGATGCATCTGGAACTGTCAGGGTGCAACGACTTCACGGAAGCCGGCCTGTGGTCCAGCCTAAACGCCCGCTTAACATCGCTCAGCGTCAGCGACTGCATCAACGTGGCGGATGACGCCATCGCCGCCATCTCGCAGCTTCTGCCCAACCTATCCGAGCTCAGCCTGCAGGCCTATCATGTGACCGACACGGCCATGGCCTACTTCACAGCTAAACAG GGCTACACCACCCACACCCTTCGACTCCACTCGTGCTGGGAGATCACAAATCACGGCGTGGTAAATATGGTCCACAGCCTTCCCAACTTGACGGCACTCAGCCTGTCCGGCTGCTCCAAAATCACCGACGACGGCGTGGAGTTGGTGGCTGAGAACTTGCGGAAGCTGCGCAGTTTGGACTTGTCGTGGTGCCCACGAATAACAGACATGGCGCTGGAGTACATTGCTTGCGACTTGCATAAATTGGAGGAACTCGTCCTTGACAG GTGTGTACGAGTCACCGACACAGGCTTGGGCTATTTGTCTACCATGTCATCATTGCGGAGCCTTTATTTGCGCTGGTGTTGTCAG GTGCAGGATTTTGGACTGCAGCATTTGTTTGGAATGAGGAGCCTTCGTCTACTGTCTTTGGCAG GTTGCCCCCTGCTGACCACCACAGGGCTGTCAGGCCTCATTCAGCTGCAAGATCTGGAGGAATTGGAGCTGACCAACTGCCCGGGAGCCACTGCCGAGCTCTTCAAATACTACTCGCAGCACCTGCCGCGCTGCATGGTCATCGAATAA